From Dasypus novemcinctus isolate mDasNov1 chromosome 19, mDasNov1.1.hap2, whole genome shotgun sequence, a single genomic window includes:
- the MTFP1 gene encoding mitochondrial fission process protein 1 isoform X1, translating into MPEPLPRGAERDLYRDTWVRYLGYANEVGEAFRSLVPAAVVWLSYGVSSSYVVADAIHKGKKAGAVPGPEAGHSTRVTIAVVDTFVWQALASVAIPGFTINRVCAASLYVLGTATRWPLAVRKWTTTALGLLVIPVIVHPIDRSVDFLLDSSLRKLYPSVKSSSS; encoded by the exons ATGCCCGAGCCGCTGCCACGGGGCGCCGAGCGCGATCTCTACCGGGACACGTGGGTGAGGTACCTGG GCTACGCCAATGAGGTGGGGGAGGCTTTCCGTTCCTTGGTGCCGGCAGCTGTGGTGTGGCTGAGCTACGGTGTGTCCAGTTCCTACGTGGTGGCCGATGCCATCCACAAGGGCAAGAAGGCGGGAGCG GTACCAGGCCCCGAGGCAGGCCACAGCACCAGAGTGACCATCGCCGTGGTGGACACCTTCGTGTGGCAGGCTCTGGCCTCTGTGGCCATCCCGGGCTTTACTATCAACCGCGTGTGTGCCGCCTCCCTCTACGTCCTGGGCACCGCCACCCGCTGGCCTCTGGCCGTCCGCAAGTGGACCACCACCGCCCTGGGGCTGCTGGTCATCCCTGTCATTGTCCATCCCATCGACAG GTCTGTGGACTTCCTCCTGGACTCCAGCCTGCGCAAGCTGTACCCGTCGGTGAAGTCCAGCTCCTCCTGA
- the MTFP1 gene encoding mitochondrial fission process protein 1 isoform X2, translating into MPEPLPRGAERDLYRDTWVRYLGYANEVGEAFRSLVPAAVVWLSYGVSSSYVVADAIHKGKKAGAVPGPEAGHSTRVTIAVVDTFVWQALASVAIPGFTINRVCAASLYVLGTATRWPLAVRKWTTTALGLLVIPVIVHPIDRWDRPLRWRGR; encoded by the exons ATGCCCGAGCCGCTGCCACGGGGCGCCGAGCGCGATCTCTACCGGGACACGTGGGTGAGGTACCTGG GCTACGCCAATGAGGTGGGGGAGGCTTTCCGTTCCTTGGTGCCGGCAGCTGTGGTGTGGCTGAGCTACGGTGTGTCCAGTTCCTACGTGGTGGCCGATGCCATCCACAAGGGCAAGAAGGCGGGAGCG GTACCAGGCCCCGAGGCAGGCCACAGCACCAGAGTGACCATCGCCGTGGTGGACACCTTCGTGTGGCAGGCTCTGGCCTCTGTGGCCATCCCGGGCTTTACTATCAACCGCGTGTGTGCCGCCTCCCTCTACGTCCTGGGCACCGCCACCCGCTGGCCTCTGGCCGTCCGCAAGTGGACCACCACCGCCCTGGGGCTGCTGGTCATCCCTGTCATTGTCCATCCCATCGACAGGTGGGATCGTCCACTTCGGTGGAGGGGGAGATAA